In Natrinema amylolyticum, the following are encoded in one genomic region:
- a CDS encoding DUF7563 family protein, with product MPICTTCENPVSYDFARVYGENGAVDWCPRCRNTH from the coding sequence ATGCCGATCTGTACTACCTGTGAGAACCCCGTCTCGTACGATTTCGCGCGCGTTTACGGAGAGAACGGAGCCGTCGACTGGTGTCCGCGGTGTCGCAATACGCACTGA